One segment of Corynebacterium caspium DSM 44850 DNA contains the following:
- a CDS encoding ABC transporter ATP-binding protein, with amino-acid sequence MTTPLIDMRGIVKTFNIGKPNELTILKECDLQIAAGELIALVGASGSGKSTMMNIIGLLDKPTAGTYLLNGEDVLGYKDDTLAQLRSKTIGFVFQNFNLISRISAKSNVEMPMMYAGIPAKERARRAEELLAQVGMSERMSHMPSELSGGQCQRVAIARALANDPAIILADEPTGALDTETGEMVMELFQQLNAEQGTTIAVITHNPELAKSCQRTVTMVDGRIIGTSESSKANSNSEAVTAALRMEI; translated from the coding sequence ATAACTACCCCGCTAATTGATATGCGGGGCATAGTTAAGACTTTTAATATTGGCAAACCCAATGAACTAACCATCCTTAAAGAATGTGATCTTCAGATAGCCGCTGGGGAATTAATAGCCCTGGTGGGCGCCTCTGGTTCTGGTAAATCCACCATGATGAATATCATCGGGCTGCTTGATAAACCCACAGCTGGAACCTATTTACTAAATGGCGAAGATGTTTTGGGGTATAAAGACGATACGCTTGCGCAGCTGCGCAGTAAAACCATTGGATTTGTATTCCAAAATTTCAACCTAATTAGCCGCATTAGTGCCAAATCTAATGTTGAAATGCCCATGATGTATGCCGGCATCCCAGCTAAGGAACGCGCGCGCCGTGCCGAAGAGCTTTTAGCACAAGTAGGCATGTCAGAGCGCATGAGCCATATGCCTTCAGAGCTTTCTGGCGGCCAATGCCAACGCGTAGCTATTGCTCGAGCTTTAGCTAATGACCCCGCTATAATTTTAGCTGATGAACCAACCGGGGCCCTTGATACTGAAACTGGGGAAATGGTGATGGAACTTTTCCAGCAATTAAATGCGGAACAAGGCACCACAATTGCCGTAATTACCCACAACCCAGAATTAGCTAAATCTTGCCAACGCACCGTAACCATGGTGGATGGTCGAATTATTGGCACTTCCGAATCCAGCAAAGCTAATAGCAATAGCGAAGCAGTAACTGCAGCATTAAGGATGGAAATCTAG
- a CDS encoding DsbA family protein: MTSGIPKDNADTADNAGATSAADATENVDTAENTASPEDLPENNIAEADADAEAADDAEPDAETAAAADAEADADDTAETTSAKPSMARPLIAGIAAVAIAAGIAGFAGYNMGVSKERAAESAFIVGPGSSLTGIKDVHRRKEHDPFALGKVDAPIVISYFSDFECPYCTKFHEETAQRIIDEYVNAGLVRLEWNDYAINSENSLQAAEAGRAAAAQGKFFEFTDAAYKEADKRGPGHPKFNLDDLVAIAKTAGVSDLERFREEVESDKYGAAVALANSYAASLGLTGTPMFVVGESPISGAQPFGTFRSVIEAELKAREENTVPFSEAPPADKEQPAGAEQPAEQPVEGAPKQ; this comes from the coding sequence ATGACCTCAGGAATACCAAAAGATAACGCAGATACCGCGGATAACGCAGGAGCCACAAGCGCTGCAGATGCCACGGAGAACGTAGATACTGCGGAGAATACTGCCTCACCGGAAGACCTCCCCGAAAATAATATTGCCGAAGCGGATGCGGATGCCGAAGCCGCCGACGATGCTGAGCCGGATGCCGAGACTGCCGCAGCCGCGGACGCGGAGGCAGATGCCGATGACACAGCGGAAACCACTTCGGCAAAGCCCAGTATGGCCCGCCCGCTTATCGCTGGTATAGCTGCGGTAGCTATTGCTGCTGGTATCGCTGGTTTTGCCGGATATAATATGGGTGTTTCTAAGGAGCGCGCCGCGGAATCAGCATTTATTGTTGGTCCCGGATCCAGCTTGACTGGCATCAAAGATGTGCATCGTCGCAAAGAACACGATCCTTTTGCTTTGGGCAAAGTGGATGCCCCGATTGTCATCAGCTATTTTTCGGATTTTGAGTGCCCCTACTGCACTAAATTCCACGAAGAAACTGCCCAAAGAATTATTGACGAATACGTCAATGCGGGATTAGTTCGCCTGGAGTGGAACGATTACGCCATCAATAGTGAGAACTCACTTCAAGCTGCCGAAGCTGGCCGGGCCGCCGCTGCACAGGGGAAATTCTTTGAATTCACCGATGCTGCTTATAAAGAGGCAGATAAACGGGGCCCTGGACATCCCAAATTCAATTTGGATGACCTGGTAGCAATCGCTAAAACTGCTGGGGTTTCCGACTTGGAACGCTTCCGTGAAGAAGTAGAATCCGATAAATACGGCGCTGCAGTAGCCCTGGCCAATAGCTATGCGGCCTCCTTGGGCTTAACTGGCACCCCGATGTTTGTAGTTGGGGAAAGCCCTATATCTGGAGCGCAACCTTTTGGAACCTTCAGAAGCGTTATTGAGGCTGAATTAAAGGCTCGGGAAGAAAATACCGTGCCTTTCAGTGAGGCACCGCCGGCAGATAAAGAACAGCCCGCCGGCGCTGAGCAACCGGCTGAGCAACCCGTGGAGGGTGCTCCCAAGCAGTAG
- a CDS encoding glycosyltransferase family 2 protein: protein MTYADTWLIVPCYNEATVIGDVLTQALETFPNIVAVNDGSADDSDLAIHRAGAHLVNHPVNLGQGAALQTGVEYARAQPGAKYFVTFDADGQHQVKDVIAMLERLRTEPIDIVVGTRFGRPRAAEDQVPLIKRLVLRTVVALSPRTRRLGLTDAHNGLRAFNKVVADGLNLRMNGMSHASEFITLMDQEGWRVAEQPVDILYTEYSMSKGQSLINGVNILADGLLARRIS from the coding sequence ATGACTTATGCAGACACTTGGCTAATTGTGCCGTGCTATAACGAGGCCACGGTGATTGGCGATGTGCTCACCCAGGCGCTAGAAACTTTCCCCAATATCGTAGCGGTGAACGACGGTTCCGCTGATGATTCTGACCTCGCTATCCACCGTGCCGGCGCGCATCTGGTAAACCACCCAGTAAATCTGGGTCAGGGGGCGGCCTTACAAACCGGGGTGGAATATGCTCGCGCCCAACCAGGGGCTAAATATTTTGTGACTTTTGATGCAGATGGCCAACACCAGGTTAAAGATGTCATCGCCATGCTGGAGCGGTTGCGCACTGAACCCATAGATATTGTGGTGGGTACTCGTTTTGGGCGACCGCGCGCCGCAGAAGATCAAGTGCCCCTAATTAAACGCCTGGTTTTACGCACAGTGGTGGCGTTGTCCCCGCGCACGCGACGCTTAGGTTTAACTGATGCGCATAATGGATTACGTGCTTTTAATAAAGTGGTAGCTGATGGCCTAAATTTGCGCATGAACGGGATGTCTCATGCCAGCGAATTTATAACCCTAATGGACCAAGAGGGTTGGCGCGTAGCCGAACAACCAGTAGATATTTTGTATACCGAATACTCCATGTCTAAGGGGCAATCTCTAATTAATGGGGTAAATATTCTAGCCGATGGCCTACTGGCGCGGAGGATCTCATGA
- a CDS encoding Ig-like domain-containing protein yields MSAFRRFTSLAILTTAFLLLGAAFLVFNPGNAQAETCSQTNLEVSWKTTAKNIKDGKFVAKAGESTEFQARWSVSADAEPGTTFTLKLPDDLQATGFADGEFSAKDESGEVVANGKWNSDKEVTFTYTDYVKHKESVWVTFFQQVSWDTKHNTKTATEDFPTLTFNGDCAGTVTLSGILLGQPAGTNGQPGKVGDFPYQSHVGYPGDAEVSRLSLVRWGIYAGSVTAANYNTLWVIEDQAPDNQEFLCNNGPNGTWTAPSVKSQPTGQSQVLPVEVDSRAVNIHCDPKHIGFTITPGNAAIYGDQDLIVQFFAKTTDGTRPGQIYLNTATVNDKQYNGTAERANFGASGGGIDGYGDLLLRKNTEGDPAAADFTYSFDIKCTDGRAEVVKLKGNTEAVLRAIKKDAVCTVEEKDIPLIKGNKPTVVYRVAGAGTNKITIKNKSAVSLIVTNTYPTPPAPPTPPAPPTPPASSTPPAPPTPPTPPTPGPTPPASITPLPPAPQPSMPVPQPPVAQPSAKPAAQQLANTGVAVRELLVLALLLAGAGGVIIRRSRN; encoded by the coding sequence ATGTCAGCATTCCGAAGATTCACTTCGCTAGCTATTCTTACCACAGCATTCTTACTGTTAGGAGCAGCTTTTCTGGTTTTCAATCCCGGCAATGCTCAGGCTGAAACATGCTCCCAAACCAACCTTGAAGTTTCTTGGAAAACAACTGCGAAGAATATTAAGGACGGAAAATTTGTCGCCAAAGCTGGCGAATCGACAGAATTTCAAGCCCGGTGGAGTGTCTCCGCTGATGCTGAGCCTGGTACCACTTTCACCTTAAAACTGCCGGATGATTTGCAAGCTACGGGTTTTGCTGATGGAGAATTTTCGGCCAAAGATGAGTCAGGTGAGGTCGTTGCCAATGGCAAGTGGAACTCCGATAAGGAAGTAACTTTCACCTATACCGATTATGTTAAGCACAAAGAATCAGTTTGGGTGACCTTCTTCCAGCAAGTTTCCTGGGACACCAAGCACAACACCAAAACCGCCACCGAAGATTTCCCAACCTTAACTTTCAACGGCGACTGCGCCGGCACGGTCACTCTCTCTGGAATTTTGCTCGGACAGCCCGCTGGTACTAATGGACAGCCCGGAAAAGTGGGCGACTTCCCCTACCAATCTCATGTTGGGTATCCGGGCGACGCCGAGGTTAGCCGGCTTTCCTTGGTGCGCTGGGGTATTTATGCCGGTTCGGTTACTGCAGCAAACTACAACACTCTTTGGGTCATTGAAGATCAAGCCCCGGATAATCAGGAATTTCTTTGTAACAACGGACCTAACGGAACTTGGACTGCGCCTTCAGTAAAATCCCAACCCACTGGGCAATCACAGGTTCTTCCAGTTGAGGTAGATAGTCGCGCAGTGAATATTCATTGCGATCCTAAACATATTGGATTTACAATAACTCCTGGAAATGCGGCTATTTATGGTGATCAAGACTTGATCGTGCAGTTCTTCGCCAAGACCACAGATGGCACTCGTCCGGGGCAAATCTATCTCAATACCGCCACGGTAAATGACAAGCAATATAACGGCACTGCTGAGCGCGCTAATTTCGGGGCCAGCGGCGGTGGTATCGACGGCTATGGCGATTTATTACTGCGTAAGAACACTGAAGGCGATCCGGCCGCTGCTGATTTCACTTATAGCTTTGATATCAAATGCACCGATGGTCGCGCAGAAGTAGTTAAACTCAAAGGCAACACTGAGGCTGTGCTGCGCGCTATTAAGAAGGACGCAGTGTGCACAGTGGAAGAAAAAGATATTCCGCTGATAAAGGGCAATAAACCGACGGTGGTTTACCGAGTTGCTGGTGCAGGGACAAATAAGATAACCATCAAGAATAAATCAGCGGTTTCGCTGATAGTCACCAATACTTATCCGACTCCACCGGCACCGCCTACTCCACCGGCACCGCCTACTCCCCCGGCTTCATCCACACCGCCAGCACCGCCTACCCCGCCGACTCCACCCACACCGGGGCCTACCCCGCCAGCTAGCATCACCCCGTTGCCACCGGCACCGCAGCCATCGATGCCAGTGCCGCAACCACCAGTCGCACAGCCGTCGGCAAAGCCTGCGGCACAGCAATTGGCAAATACTGGTGTGGCGGTGCGCGAGCTCTTAGTTTTGGCGCTACTGCTTGCTGGGGCAGGCGGCGTAATCATACGGAGGTCTCGAAACTAG
- a CDS encoding ABC transporter permease — MGTKESIRLAFISLRVNKMRSALTLLGVIIGITAVIAISGIGASLERATIRDLEALGIEDFSVYVEEKPDPSLELDAAESGPEGPFDDQYFSGQTAAEEDLLTEQDIADFENAYKDKVRAVSLTGINFGDLNAENAKTGTKYPANLNGINAGYQDVRNIKIAHGRPLNDADIAGNSKVAVINEIVVKKLFQNDPKKAIGSEIYYDTDSEVLTLTVVGVEKSKDEAKSALMSMGSYPYDTAEIYVPYGVTNEIIGDQNVFYSMGISLRRGIEFPNAAKEFQRYFDRLYAGNEHARIKVEDYSSQLEQVNGVLKGITATVSAIAGIALLVGGIGVMNIMLVSVTERTREIGVRKALGATRRTIRNQFVIEAMIICLIGGIIGVTLGAGLGAIGGLVLNSLITLPPIGTIIIALAFSLGIGLFFGYYPANKAAKLNPIEALRYE; from the coding sequence GTGGGCACCAAAGAGAGCATCCGGCTGGCTTTTATCAGCCTGCGAGTAAATAAGATGCGCTCCGCACTTACTTTGCTAGGTGTGATAATTGGTATTACCGCAGTGATTGCTATTAGCGGTATTGGGGCCAGCCTAGAACGGGCAACAATTAGAGACCTAGAAGCTTTAGGAATCGAAGATTTTTCCGTCTATGTGGAAGAAAAACCAGATCCATCACTAGAGCTAGATGCTGCTGAAAGCGGTCCCGAAGGCCCCTTTGATGACCAATATTTTTCCGGACAAACCGCCGCGGAGGAAGATCTCCTCACGGAACAAGATATTGCAGATTTTGAAAACGCCTATAAAGATAAAGTGCGCGCAGTTTCGCTCACCGGCATAAATTTTGGCGATTTAAATGCAGAAAATGCTAAAACCGGAACTAAATACCCAGCCAATCTCAATGGCATCAATGCCGGCTACCAAGATGTGCGCAATATAAAAATTGCCCATGGGCGCCCGCTAAATGATGCTGATATAGCAGGAAATAGTAAAGTTGCCGTCATTAATGAAATAGTGGTGAAAAAGCTCTTCCAAAATGATCCCAAAAAAGCTATTGGGTCCGAAATTTACTATGACACCGATAGTGAAGTGCTAACTCTTACCGTAGTGGGAGTAGAAAAATCCAAAGACGAAGCCAAAAGCGCTTTAATGAGTATGGGTTCATATCCTTACGATACCGCTGAAATCTATGTACCCTATGGGGTGACAAATGAGATAATAGGTGACCAAAATGTTTTTTATTCCATGGGAATATCTCTGCGCCGAGGAATAGAATTCCCCAACGCAGCCAAAGAATTCCAGCGCTATTTTGACCGTCTTTATGCCGGCAATGAACACGCCAGAATAAAAGTAGAAGACTATAGCTCCCAGCTAGAACAAGTAAATGGCGTACTCAAAGGTATCACCGCCACAGTTAGCGCAATTGCCGGAATCGCGCTTCTAGTAGGCGGTATCGGGGTAATGAATATTATGCTAGTTTCTGTCACAGAAAGAACCCGCGAAATTGGGGTACGCAAAGCCCTTGGAGCTACCCGACGCACCATCCGAAACCAATTCGTTATTGAAGCCATGATAATTTGTTTAATAGGTGGAATTATCGGAGTAACCTTAGGCGCTGGCCTTGGAGCAATTGGTGGATTAGTACTTAATTCCTTAATAACTTTGCCACCCATCGGAACCATAATTATTGCCCTAGCATTCTCTCTGGGCATTGGGCTTTTCTTCGGCTATTATCCCGCCAATAAAGCCGCCAAATTAAACCCCATCGAAGCCTTGCGCTATGAATAA
- a CDS encoding VanW family protein, whose protein sequence is MQKTWFKISLGFIVGIFALTAVAYAVDIAISRDNVPRGATVGGVEIGGLPNAAAAEVLETQLGQIATQPVHIQTDLKDPTTAIFTPEAVGITPDWEATIAGAGEQSWNPFKRLAGFFRSYELPVVSLTDETLLHTSATDLATELSREPVDGTIRIAETGTVETTPAVTGITVVAADLEHEMGENWANPAGITVSATTVEPSINDAEVQKIATGPAAIAASGALKITGEKDITAILEPAEIGEILHFEPVAGQLQPKLDIDGLTERLKAQLAASETVKRNAQISGSGANRVVTPHSDGLVVDWPSTLEGIEDRIIGKESKEFKASYIEDPATFTTTDAKNASFDQVVGEFTTSGFSGPSGTNIALTANIVNGAIIAPGDIFSLNSYTGPRGKAQGFVESGVILNGHADTAVGGGISQFATTLYNAAYFAALEDITHRPHSYYISRYPAGREATVFEGAIDLAFRNTSAYPIQIISFVQGNSVTVRLMGVKTHNVESINGGRWAPTQPKTIELKDPKCSPSSGAPGFTTSDTRIIRTLSGAEVSRETTTTVYDPSPIVRCL, encoded by the coding sequence GTGCAAAAAACTTGGTTCAAAATCTCTCTAGGCTTCATTGTGGGCATTTTCGCGCTCACAGCTGTTGCCTATGCTGTTGATATCGCAATATCTCGTGATAATGTGCCGCGAGGAGCCACGGTAGGTGGCGTAGAAATTGGAGGCCTACCCAATGCTGCGGCCGCCGAAGTTTTGGAAACCCAATTGGGTCAAATTGCCACCCAACCAGTGCATATCCAAACAGATCTAAAAGATCCCACCACTGCCATATTCACCCCAGAAGCAGTGGGCATTACCCCTGATTGGGAAGCCACCATTGCCGGTGCCGGCGAACAATCCTGGAACCCTTTCAAACGCTTGGCCGGATTCTTCCGCAGCTATGAACTACCCGTAGTTAGCCTTACCGATGAAACCCTCCTGCATACTTCAGCCACCGATTTAGCCACCGAGCTAAGCCGGGAACCAGTAGATGGCACCATCAGGATTGCCGAAACAGGCACCGTAGAAACCACCCCGGCAGTAACCGGCATCACAGTAGTAGCTGCTGATCTTGAACATGAAATGGGCGAAAACTGGGCAAATCCAGCCGGAATCACCGTTTCGGCAACAACCGTAGAGCCCAGCATTAATGATGCAGAGGTACAAAAAATTGCTACCGGACCGGCAGCTATCGCTGCCAGTGGAGCCCTAAAGATAACCGGGGAAAAAGATATCACCGCTATTTTAGAGCCTGCTGAAATAGGGGAGATCCTCCATTTTGAGCCAGTTGCAGGACAGCTCCAGCCCAAACTTGATATTGATGGGTTAACAGAGCGACTCAAAGCTCAACTTGCTGCTAGTGAAACTGTAAAACGCAATGCCCAAATCAGCGGCAGTGGGGCAAACCGAGTGGTCACCCCGCATTCTGACGGATTAGTAGTCGATTGGCCCAGCACCCTAGAAGGCATCGAAGACCGCATCATCGGCAAAGAATCCAAAGAATTTAAAGCCAGCTATATCGAAGACCCAGCTACCTTCACCACCACAGATGCCAAAAATGCCAGCTTTGACCAAGTAGTTGGCGAATTCACCACCAGCGGATTCTCCGGGCCTTCTGGCACCAATATTGCCCTTACCGCCAATATTGTAAATGGGGCCATTATTGCCCCCGGAGATATTTTCTCCCTAAATAGTTATACCGGGCCTCGCGGAAAAGCCCAAGGCTTTGTTGAAAGTGGAGTAATCCTTAACGGACACGCAGATACCGCAGTAGGCGGCGGCATCTCCCAATTCGCCACCACCTTATATAATGCGGCCTATTTCGCAGCCTTAGAAGACATCACCCATCGCCCCCACAGCTACTATATTTCCCGCTACCCAGCTGGTCGCGAAGCCACCGTATTTGAAGGCGCAATTGATTTAGCCTTCCGCAATACCTCTGCTTATCCGATCCAAATCATCAGCTTTGTCCAAGGAAATTCCGTAACCGTGCGCCTAATGGGGGTAAAAACCCACAATGTAGAATCCATAAATGGCGGACGATGGGCACCCACCCAGCCCAAAACCATCGAACTAAAAGACCCCAAATGTTCGCCTTCCTCTGGCGCGCCGGGCTTTACAACCTCTGATACCCGCATTATCCGCACCCTAAGTGGGGCCGAAGTATCGCGAGAAACCACCACCACCGTTTATGATCCCAGCCCCATCGTGCGGTGCCTCTAA
- a CDS encoding thiol-disulfide oxidoreductase DCC family protein — protein MHAYFIYDQDCSFCSSFVNLARRVSRSDLLQFVPADSWIEDTDVDLTQTALFIKNGVSYTENQAIAGVLRELRFPISLLGRILQLRIFDWLGHQVYHFISTHRKQLGCKL, from the coding sequence ATGCATGCATACTTTATTTATGACCAAGACTGTTCCTTTTGCAGCAGCTTCGTAAACCTAGCCCGCCGAGTTTCTCGCAGTGATCTCCTGCAATTTGTACCTGCAGATTCCTGGATCGAAGATACAGACGTAGACCTCACCCAAACCGCACTGTTTATTAAAAATGGGGTGAGCTATACCGAAAACCAAGCCATCGCTGGAGTATTAAGAGAATTACGATTCCCGATCTCCCTGCTAGGGCGGATCTTGCAGCTTCGTATTTTTGATTGGCTTGGACACCAGGTTTATCACTTTATTTCCACACATCGGAAACAGTTGGGCTGCAAACTCTAG
- a CDS encoding DUF2304 domain-containing protein: MNTLIQAFLLLAVLALAWYFFAHRKAARTKASVKMLFVVFIIGFIWAVLRPDDLTILANWLGVDRGTDLLLYGLVVAFLMATLSTWVRFREQEVRYAQLARAIAISNAVKPEDNYSR, encoded by the coding sequence ATGAACACCCTAATTCAGGCCTTTTTATTATTAGCGGTGCTGGCCTTGGCCTGGTATTTTTTTGCACATCGCAAAGCTGCGCGCACTAAAGCCAGTGTAAAAATGCTCTTTGTAGTTTTCATTATTGGTTTTATTTGGGCAGTTTTAAGACCAGATGATCTCACCATTCTTGCCAATTGGCTAGGGGTGGATCGCGGCACTGACCTGCTACTTTATGGGCTAGTTGTGGCTTTTTTGATGGCTACTTTAAGTACCTGGGTGCGTTTTCGCGAACAAGAAGTTCGTTATGCCCAACTAGCACGGGCCATAGCTATTTCTAATGCGGTTAAACCAGAGGATAATTACTCGCGCTAA
- a CDS encoding efflux RND transporter periplasmic adaptor subunit — MSTKVPALNSLQTPVLAASSPMSNLGLKRSRKHSKRSVFAMLAALVIGGSTLVACGGSSANTVSENDIYPVIREDLISAVSVSGTVDAERKASLYTALSAPVSTVNVELGQRVNEGQVLAELDKESLQRQLEQRAAELEDARAAGQTALQAAQESYTNLKEGLDRGLNATLNGAETGLRTATEQWEQAKREFEKKEAQSPAALNPKLRDQRVSLNAARDAAVSAQLNTLRAQYNLATDNGSGDAAIDADVQNSMALSEATTAEQRALEAARKAEQDYQDALVNVDEELATANRAARAAWEARTDAELNLEAAKMSVAQQLNAAAREVETARRSAISGSRSAAVNVEQLQIDMNKAVIRAPFAGIISQVEAQEGQATSGALLSIIDDKKLLVKAEVKESDIAKITVGSEVTFTTPSTGSEEFHGKVRMVSPVAQQPLTADAKDKAASSNRSNQIVFPVIIEVTGKTEGLKVGASTRTKIIAKQAKNVLSIPVGAIVNEDDGSAAVLVITGDGDTREIEKRPVKIVFEGDTIVGVEGDIDEGENVLDQVFKYLEFVGTPVKLTLEEVI; from the coding sequence GTGAGCACTAAAGTTCCAGCACTCAATTCCTTGCAAACTCCGGTATTGGCGGCTAGCTCCCCAATGTCTAATTTGGGCCTTAAGAGATCTAGAAAGCATTCAAAGCGCTCAGTTTTCGCGATGTTGGCAGCGCTTGTTATCGGGGGTAGCACCCTAGTAGCTTGTGGTGGCAGCTCCGCAAATACTGTTAGTGAAAATGATATTTACCCGGTAATTCGCGAAGATCTAATTAGCGCTGTTTCGGTATCTGGCACCGTAGATGCAGAGCGAAAAGCCAGCCTTTATACCGCACTTAGCGCGCCTGTTTCCACTGTTAATGTGGAGCTAGGGCAGCGAGTAAATGAAGGTCAAGTGCTTGCAGAGCTAGATAAAGAAAGCCTGCAACGCCAACTCGAGCAGCGCGCTGCGGAACTAGAAGATGCCCGCGCCGCTGGACAAACCGCCCTGCAGGCCGCACAAGAAAGCTATACAAACCTTAAAGAAGGTTTAGATCGCGGCCTTAATGCCACTTTAAATGGGGCCGAAACCGGCTTGCGCACCGCCACTGAGCAGTGGGAACAAGCTAAACGCGAATTTGAGAAAAAAGAAGCACAATCTCCTGCCGCATTAAATCCAAAACTTCGCGACCAACGGGTCTCCCTAAATGCAGCCCGCGATGCAGCGGTATCCGCCCAGCTCAACACGCTGCGCGCCCAATATAATTTAGCCACCGATAATGGTTCCGGGGACGCCGCTATAGATGCAGATGTACAAAACTCTATGGCTCTTTCTGAAGCCACCACTGCTGAACAGCGCGCCTTAGAAGCTGCCCGCAAAGCCGAGCAAGATTACCAAGATGCCTTGGTTAACGTAGATGAAGAATTAGCAACTGCCAACCGTGCAGCCCGGGCAGCCTGGGAGGCGCGCACCGATGCTGAACTAAACCTGGAAGCTGCCAAAATGTCAGTAGCCCAGCAGCTAAATGCGGCTGCACGGGAAGTCGAGACCGCGCGTCGAAGTGCTATTTCTGGGTCCAGATCAGCCGCAGTAAATGTAGAACAGCTGCAAATCGATATGAATAAAGCGGTAATCCGCGCCCCATTTGCCGGAATAATTTCCCAAGTAGAAGCCCAAGAAGGCCAAGCCACAAGTGGGGCCTTATTAAGCATTATTGACGATAAGAAACTCTTGGTTAAAGCCGAAGTTAAAGAATCAGATATTGCCAAGATAACCGTGGGCTCAGAGGTAACTTTCACCACTCCTTCAACAGGATCTGAGGAATTCCACGGCAAAGTGCGCATGGTATCCCCAGTGGCCCAACAACCACTAACCGCCGATGCTAAAGATAAAGCTGCAAGTTCCAACCGCTCTAACCAGATTGTTTTCCCAGTAATAATAGAAGTAACCGGGAAAACTGAAGGCCTAAAAGTAGGGGCCTCCACGCGCACCAAGATTATTGCAAAACAAGCAAAAAATGTGTTGTCAATACCAGTTGGGGCAATCGTAAATGAAGATGACGGCAGTGCTGCAGTACTCGTAATCACCGGCGATGGAGACACCCGCGAGATCGAAAAACGTCCCGTAAAAATAGTTTTTGAAGGGGACACCATTGTAGGTGTTGAAGGCGATATCGACGAAGGCGAAAACGTCTTAGACCAGGTATTTAAATATCTGGAATTCGTAGGCACCCCGGTTAAATTAACCCTGGAAGAGGTTATTTAA
- a CDS encoding GDP-mannose 4,6-dehydratase has translation MKTLVTGGAGFIGSHLTDLLLTAGHEVVVLDDLSRGKLKNLESAQALGERFTFIKGDMGQIDLEELIAKHRPEVVFNLAAQIDVRLSVADPLHDAELNILALIRLADACQKHGVRKIVHTSSGGSIYGVPETFPVSEETPVDPHSPYAASKVAGEIYLNTYRNLYGIECSFIAPANVYGPRQDPHGEAGVVAIFAEHLLAGKPTRVFGAGENTRDYVYVGDVAKAFYLAAGSIGNGQRYNVGTGIETSDRELHSLVAAAAHAPDNPEYHPERLGDLKRSSLSYAKAQRELGWEPTISLAEGIARTVAYFA, from the coding sequence ATGAAAACCCTGGTGACCGGCGGTGCCGGATTTATTGGATCACATCTCACAGATCTGCTCTTAACTGCTGGTCACGAAGTAGTAGTCCTAGATGATCTCTCCCGCGGCAAGCTTAAAAACCTCGAATCCGCCCAAGCCCTAGGAGAGCGCTTCACCTTCATAAAGGGCGATATGGGCCAAATTGATCTCGAGGAACTCATCGCAAAACATCGCCCAGAGGTAGTTTTTAACCTGGCCGCCCAAATCGACGTGCGCCTATCTGTTGCCGACCCCCTCCACGATGCCGAACTAAATATTTTAGCCCTCATCCGGCTTGCCGATGCCTGCCAAAAACACGGCGTACGCAAAATAGTGCACACCTCTTCTGGCGGTTCCATCTACGGGGTGCCAGAAACCTTCCCAGTATCTGAAGAAACCCCCGTAGACCCACACTCGCCCTACGCGGCATCCAAAGTAGCCGGCGAAATCTACCTCAACACCTACCGCAACCTCTACGGCATCGAATGCTCCTTTATTGCCCCCGCCAATGTTTATGGCCCCCGCCAAGACCCCCACGGAGAAGCCGGGGTAGTAGCAATATTTGCCGAACACCTCCTAGCTGGCAAACCCACCCGCGTATTTGGGGCCGGCGAAAATACCCGCGACTATGTGTACGTCGGCGATGTAGCCAAAGCCTTTTATCTAGCAGCCGGCAGCATCGGAAACGGGCAACGCTATAACGTGGGCACCGGCATTGAAACCAGCGACCGAGAACTCCACAGCCTGGTAGCCGCCGCCGCCCACGCCCCCGACAACCCGGAATACCACCCCGAACGCTTAGGCGACCTCAAACGCTCCTCCCTAAGTTATGCCAAAGCCCAACGCGAACTCGGATGGGAACCCACCATAAGCTTGGCCGAAGGCATTGCGCGCACCGTAGCTTATTTCGCCTAA